Within the Candidatus Reidiella endopervernicosa genome, the region CTCCCGATAGTCGACCGGGCAGTCGATGATACAGACCTCACCGCTCTCGAACGCCGCCCTGAGTGTCGGCAGCAGCTCATCGATACGTTCAATTCTATACCCTTTGGCACCAAACGCCTCGGCGTATTTCACAAAATCGGGATTGGTGAAATCAACATTGGAAGTGCGACCGAAGGCGTTCATCTGCTTCCAGCCGATCAGCCCGTAGCTGCTGTCGTTCCAGACCAGAATCACACCGGGGAGTCGCTATTTTTGCGAAAGTTTGTTTTGGGCATCCAAGCCCAAGCAAACAGCAAAACTTCACGCGACCGTTTATGCCTTCGGCGCCCGACCGTCCTGCGTACGTTGCGTAATCACCTCTTCGCGGCTCTACACAACTCCCTCAGTGACTCTACGCCGACATAAAGCCGCTGCGCATCTTCTCCGTCGTTCGCTCGCGCTCTCAACTACGAATAGGCAGACGGCGTCGACTATCGGGACTAACCGCCCTCACTTCGCTCTCCATGGCGGTCAGCGATCGCTGTTTGAGTCTGATCGCCGTCTCAATCTCCTGCGAGTTCATCATAAATCCGGCATCGCCGGTCACCGCCACGATATTGCGCTCCGGGTAGCGCAGCTTGGCCGCGATCGCCCCCGGTACTGCAATGCCCATGCTGGCAAAGCCGTTGGAGATGATGCAGGTGTTGGGCTCTTCGCAGCGGAACATGCGTGCCATCCACATCTTGTGTGCGCCGACATCGCAGATGGCGATATCCTCCAGCGCCATCGCGGTACGCAGATCCCAGATAATCTTCTGCGGCTTGACCGGGAAACTCAGATCTTCGCTCTTCTCCGCCATCTCGCGCGCTAGCGCCTCACGCAGTGGCCGCATGTGGTGGCCCTGATGGGGCGTGGTCAACTCAGCGATGCGGTTCAGGCTGTGTTTGAGATCACCCACCACACCCACTTCAACGCCGTACCAACCATCGACCTCAGCGGCGTTCATATCGATATGCAGGATGTTGCGATCACGGGTGGGGTGCCAGAGGTAGGGGTGATACTCGACCAGATCGTAGCCGATGCAGATAATCAGGTCGGCGCTGTCAAAACCACAGCTGATGTAGTCATTCGCCTGCAGACCCGCGCTGCCAAGCGCCATCGGATGTTTAAAGGGGATCACACCCTTGGCCATGAAGGTATTGGCGACCGGGATATTGAGCTTCTCGGCAAAGTCCGCCAGCTGCTGCCACG harbors:
- a CDS encoding thiamine pyrophosphate-dependent enzyme — its product is MILVWNDSSYGLIGWKQMNAFGRTSNVDFTNPDFVKYAEAFGAKGYRIERIDELLPTLRAAFESGEVCIIDCPVDYRENLKLTEQLGEMVCPI